The Vanessa atalanta chromosome 2, ilVanAtal1.2, whole genome shotgun sequence genome has a segment encoding these proteins:
- the LOC125074602 gene encoding kelch domain-containing protein 4: protein MGKKKNKNKVSGAVKTATKTEKKLANKLKKELANLGEEDIAKVIAEIEREEAKRAAASEKALPNPPTARAYASLTPHPTNNELILFGGEFHNGKQTEVYNDLLFFNAANGTWKQVKAPGAPPPRSAHQAVATPANKGELWVFGGEFTSPSETQFHHYKDLWCFSLAEKKWEKVLAPNGPSARSGHRMVLLGRKLFVFGGYCDDGRECKYFDDLYTFCLDNREWTKLTPTGRGPTARSACVMLPAGNDSLVIYGGFSRVREGRSERAHTHADVFRLSARGAAWAWRAAGAGEARAGQAGAVPASSARGYVFGGVADVEETDEELRGEMSDELKVLDLETCRWHPVVLRTDNTDTSAASVAPVAPEEPKEREEITVVTDEVFSMRVSAPAPEGPRAARRERAGASGGPCGRMSASLAVQRSQLYVYGGVLERDDKQFYLGDMYSLDLHKLNGWKTIIEQPPLPDWLGSDSEDEWSSGSETDDSEESEED from the exons atgggcaaaaagaaaaacaaaaataaagtaagtGGTGCCGTCAAAACCGCTACAAAAACAGAAAAGAAATTggcaaataaacttaaaaaggaGCTTGCTAATTTAGGAGAG GAAGATATTGCAAAAGTTATAGCTGAAATCGAGAGGGAAGAAGCCAAGCGTGCTGCAGCATCAGAGAAAGCATTACCAAATCCACCAACTGCTAGAGCATATGCCTCTCTTACACCTCACCCaactaataatgaattaattttgtttggtGGAGAATTTCATAATGGAAAACAG ACTGAAGTGTACAATGACTTGCTGTTCTTCAATGCTGCTAATGGCACTTGGAAGCAAGTTAAAGCACCGGGAGCTCCACCACCAAGAAGTGCTCACCAAGCTGTTGCTACTCCAGCTAATAA AGGAGAATTGTGGGTGTTTGGTGGAGAATTCACAAGCCCCTCAGAGACTCAATTTCATCACTACAAAGACTTGTGGTGTTTTTCATTAGCAGAGAAGAAGTGGGAAAAG GTTTTAGCTCCAAATGGCCCGTCAGCTAGGTCGGGACACCGAATGGTGTTATTGGGCCGTAAATTGTTTGTATTTGGTGGCTATTGTGACGATGGAAGAGAGTGTAAATACTTTGATGACCTGTACACATTTTGTTTGGACAATCGAGAGTGGACTAAACTTACACCGACCGGGAGAGGGCCCACTGCGAGATCTGCATGCGTCATGTTACCGGCTGGCAATGATTCG CTCGTGATCTACGGCGGCTTCTCCCGCGTGCGCGAGGGCCGCAGCGAGCGCGCGCACACGCACGCGGACGTGTTCCGGCTgtcggcgcgcggcgcggcgtgGGCGtggcgcgcggcgggcgcgggcgagGCGCGCGCGGGGCAGGCCGGCGCCGTGCCCGCCAGCAGCGCCCGCGGATACGTGTTCGGGGGCGTCGCC GACGTCGAAGAAACAGATGAAGAATTACGCGGTGAGATGAGCGATGAATTAAAAGTGTTAGACTTGGAAACATGTCGCTGGCATCCGGTCGTTCTGCGCACCGACAACACTGACACGAGCGCGGCGAGCGTCGCACCGGTGGCGCCAGAGGAACCTAAGGAACGGGAGGAAATCACAG TGGTAACGGACGAGGTGTTCAGCATGCGCGTGTCGGCGCCGGCCCCCGAAGGGCcccgcgcggcgcggcgcgagCGTGCGGGGGCGTCGGGGGGCCCGTGCGGCCGCATGTCGGCGTCGCTGGCCGTGCAGCGCTCGCAGCTGTACGTGTACGGCGGCGTGCTGGAGCGGGACGATAAGCAGTTCTATCTGGGGGACATGTATTCGCTCG ATTTGCACAAATTAAACGGATGGAAGACAATCATCGAACAGCCTCCGTTACCGGATTGGCTTGGATCTGATTCTGAAGACGAATGGAGTTCTGGAAGTGAGACTGACGACAGCGAAGAATCAGAAGAGGACTAA
- the LOC125072375 gene encoding general transcription factor IIF subunit 1, translating to MTTPSSSQAGSVQEFKIRVPKNVKKKYHVMRFNATLNVDFAKWTNVKMERENNIKEFKGIEEDMPKFGAGSEYGRDMREEARRKKFGIISRKYKPEDQPWILKVGGKTGKKFKGIREGGVSENAAYYVFTHADDGAIDAYPLQEWYNFQPIQRYKALSAEEAEQEFGRRNKVINYFSLMFRKRMRGDDAPDDGDDPDDKKTKGGKAKKDLKISEMDEWIDSDDESSDSEAGEKDKEKEDSDSGAKKKKNKKGAVNKKKKKVNDEAFEESDDGDEEGREKDYISDSSDSESDHETKANKELKGVAEEDALRKLLTSDEDSEEEQEQKQESEQEDEPTKEGEERASKLTKKKKKPDEAKKDSSSEFSSDSDTDPESSSKKPKKTKNGTVDGKSASGAGGAGGAGGAGGAAAAVAAANAAANQPAAKRTKLDPSYTECGVTEEAVRRYLARKPMTTTELLTKFKSKRTGVSSERLVETMTQILKRINPVKQNINGKMYLSIKQT from the exons ATGACGACTCCAAGTTCTTca caagcAGGATCGGTTCAAGAGTTCAAAATCAGAGTGCcaaaaaatgttaagaaaaagtATCATGTGATGAGATTCAATGCCACACTGAATGTTGATTTTGCAAAATGGACCAACGTGAAAATGGAAAGGGAGAACAACATCAAAGAGTTCAAAGGGATCGAAGAAGATATGCCAAA aTTTGGTGCGGGTTCAGAGTATGGAAGAGACATGCGTGAAGAGGCACGTAGAAAAAAATTTGGTATCATCTCCCGCAAATACAAACCTGAAGACCAACCGTGGATATTGAAAGTCGGTGGAAAGACTGGCAAAAA GTTCAAGGGCATTCGTGAAGGTGGTGTATCAGAAAACGCCGCGTATTATGTATTCACCCACGCTGATGATGGCGCCATTGATGCTTACCCGCTACAAGAATG GTACAATTTCCAACCAATTCAAAGATATAAGGCTCTATCAGCGGAGGAAGCGGAACAAGAGTTTGGACg ACGTAACAAGGTGATCAACTACTTCTCGCTCATGTTCCGCAAGCGCATGCGCGGCGACGACGCGCCCGACGACGGGGACGACCCCGACGACAAGAAGACCAAGGGGGGGAAGGCCAAGAAGG ATCTGAAGATATCAGAGATGGACGAATGGATAGATTCTGACGACGAATCCTCTGATTCGGAGGCCGGGGAGAAGGATAAGGAGAAAGAGGACAGTGACTCCGGTGccaagaagaagaagaataaaAAAG GAGctgtaaataagaaaaagaagaaaGTGAATGACGAAGCGTTCGAGGAGAGCGACGACGGAGACGAGGAGGGGAGGGAAAAGGACTACATATCTGACTCATCAGACAG CGAATCAGACCACGAGACTAAAGCGAATAAGGAACTGAAGGGAGTCGCGGAAGAAGATGCTTTAAG GAAACTTCTGACATCAGACGAGGACAGTGAAGAGGAACAGGAACAAAAGCAGGAGTCGGAGCAAGAGGATGAACCCACGAAGGAGGGCGAGGAGAGGGCCAGCAAACTCACTAAAAAGAAGAAGAAGCCGGACGAGGCCAAGAAAG ACTCCAGTAGTGAATTCAGTTCAGATTCCGACACAGATCCGGAATCGAGTTCGAAGAAACCAAAGAAGACCAAGAACGGTACCGTCGACGGCAAAAGTGCCTCCGGAGCGG gcggcgcgggcggcgcgggcggcgcggggggcgcggccGCCGCCGTGGCCGCCGCCAACGCCGCCGCCAACCAGCCGGCCGCCAAGCGCACCAAGCTCGACCCCTCCTACAC CGAGTGCGGCGTGACGGAGGAGGCGGTCCGGCGCTACCTGGCGCGCAAGCCGATGACGACGACGGAGCTGCTCACGAAGTTCAAGTCGAAGCGCACGGGCGTCAGCTCGGAGCGCCTCGTGGAGACCATGACGCAGATCCTCAAGCGGATCAACCCGGTCAAGCAGAACATCAACGGAAAGATGTACCTCAGTATCAAACAAACGTGA
- the LOC125072356 gene encoding solute carrier family 22 member 3-like isoform X3, with translation MHVGELGRYQKLLFLGMAPFGIFFAFVYFVQMFITATPQRHWCKVPELEHLDIDLRRNLTAPVTGIELERCLMYDANWSQVLLNYSVPPDTPTVPCRNGWEFELKDIPYPTIVSERGWVCENAGYGPLAQTIFFVGSFIGGIFFGWMADRFGRVPALVGTNLMAFVGGIGSIYTTGLWDFSFCRFIVGTSYDSCFMTMYILVLEYVGPRYRTMVANMSIALYFGSGCLMLPWLALWVGDWKRLLWVTTLPFLLVLIVPFTVPESARWLSSRGRVNDAVKVMRRFEKINGKKIPEDVMDDFVVSASQTRQTNESIKDLFMSGPLRRVIILMVLVYMACAIIFDALVRMSEGLGLDFFITFTLTSATEIPSVTLLALILDRWGRRILTCGPLAVSGILILIMTLVPKGVPQVTLAILARFAINMSYNAAIQWSAELLPTPVRASGSALIHVSGYVATLVSPFVVFSERLWRQLPILILGITALLACSVGVLLPETNGQQMPQTIEEGERIVNSYTLCGKTEVVEEIQVENEKEKALIT, from the exons ATGCACGTCGGCGAGTTGGGCCGCTACCAGAAACTGCTGTTCCTCGGAATGGCACCGTTCGGTATATTTTTCGCGTTCGTCTACTTCGTTCAAATGTTCATCACAGCTACACCACAGCGGCACTGGTGTAAAGTCCCGGAATTAGAGCACTTGGACATTGATTTAAG ACGTAATCTCACAGCACCAGTAACGGGTATTGAGTTGGAGCGATGTTTGATGTACGATGCAAATTGGAGTCAAGTGCTGCTGAACTATAGCGTGCCGCCGGATACGCCCACCGTGCCCTGCAGGAACGGCTGGGAGTTCGAGCTGAAGGACATCCCCTATCCGACTATAGTTAGTGAG CGAGGTTGGGTTTGCGAGAATGCGGGTTATGGTCCTCTCGCGCAGACGATATTTTTCGTCGGCTCGTTCATCGGTGGAATTTTCTTCGGTTGGATGGCAGACCGCTTCGGCCGTGTGCCCGCTTTGGTAG gTACAAATCTGATGGCATTCGTCGGTGGTATAGGCAGCATCTACACGACGGGTCTATGGGACTTTTCGTTCTGTAGATTCATAGTAGGCACTTCTTACGACAGCTGTTTTATGACCATGTACATTTTAG TGCTGGAGTACGTAGGGCCGCGGTACCGCACGATGGTCGCAAACATGTCCATAGCACTCTACTTCGGCTCCGGCTGCCTCATGCTGCCGTGGCTGGCGCTGTGGGTGGGCGACTGGAAACGACTGCTGTGGGTCACTACTTTGCCCTTCCTACTGGTGCTCATCGTGCCCTTCACAGTACCTGAAAGCGCTAG GTGGCTTTCATCTCGCGGACGCGTCAACGACGCCGTGAAGGTTATGAGAcggtttgaaaaaataaacggGAAAAAAATTCCAGAGGACGTTATGGATGATTTTGTC GTCTCCGCGAGTCAAACGAGACAGACAAACGAGTCGATCAAAGACTTATTCATGAGTGGTCCTCTTCGGAGGGTGATTATCCTCATGGTGCTGGTGTACATGGCGTGTGCGATCATCTTTGACGCTCTCGTTCGCATGTCTGAGGGTCTCGGCCTCGACTTCTTTATCACATTCACCCTAACATCGGCGACTGAGATACCCTCAGTGACCCTGCTGGCATTAATATTAGACAG ATGGGGTCGAAGAATACTCACGTGCGGACCGTTGGCCGTGTCCGGAATACTCATTCTAATTATGACATTAGTGCCTAAag GGGTCCCGCAGGTGACGCTGGCGATCCTGGCGCGCTTCGCCATCAACATGTCGTACAACGCGGCGATCCAGTGGTCGGCCGAGCTGCTGCCCACGCCCGTGCGCGCGTCGGGCTCGGCGCTCATACACGTCAGCGGCTACGTCGCCACGCTCGTCTCGCCCTTCGTCGTCTTCTCG gagCGACTATGGCGGCAACTCCCCATACTCATTTTAGGTATAACAGCTTTACTCGCGTGCAGTGTGGGCGTGTTGTTACCGGAGACAAACGGACAGCAGATGCCACAGACTATAGAGGAGGGCGAGAGGATCGTAAACAGTTATACTTTATGcgg GAAAACAGAAGTTGTAGAAGAGATCCAAGttgaaaatgaaaaagaaaaagcaCTGATCACTTAG
- the LOC125072356 gene encoding organic cation transporter protein-like isoform X1: MILNDLSKEDQRTVEDVKEELNKKKNDDSDAFETVLMHVGELGRYQKLLFLGMAPFGIFFAFVYFVQMFITATPQRHWCKVPELEHLDIDLRRNLTAPVTGIELERCLMYDANWSQVLLNYSVPPDTPTVPCRNGWEFELKDIPYPTIVSERGWVCENAGYGPLAQTIFFVGSFIGGIFFGWMADRFGRVPALVGTNLMAFVGGIGSIYTTGLWDFSFCRFIVGTSYDSCFMTMYILVLEYVGPRYRTMVANMSIALYFGSGCLMLPWLALWVGDWKRLLWVTTLPFLLVLIVPFTVPESARWLSSRGRVNDAVKVMRRFEKINGKKIPEDVMDDFVVSASQTRQTNESIKDLFMSGPLRRVIILMVLVYMACAIIFDALVRMSEGLGLDFFITFTLTSATEIPSVTLLALILDRWGRRILTCGPLAVSGILILIMTLVPKGVPQVTLAILARFAINMSYNAAIQWSAELLPTPVRASGSALIHVSGYVATLVSPFVVFSERLWRQLPILILGITALLACSVGVLLPETNGQQMPQTIEEGERIVNSYTLCGKTEVVEEIQVENEKEKALIT; this comes from the exons ATGATACTCAATGACTTATCGAAAGAAGACCAACGAACAGTTGAG gaTGTCAAAGAGGAACTCAACAAGAAGAAAAATGATGATAGTGATGCGTTCGAAACTGTGCTCATGCACGTCGGCGAGTTGGGCCGCTACCAGAAACTGCTGTTCCTCGGAATGGCACCGTTCGGTATATTTTTCGCGTTCGTCTACTTCGTTCAAATGTTCATCACAGCTACACCACAGCGGCACTGGTGTAAAGTCCCGGAATTAGAGCACTTGGACATTGATTTAAG ACGTAATCTCACAGCACCAGTAACGGGTATTGAGTTGGAGCGATGTTTGATGTACGATGCAAATTGGAGTCAAGTGCTGCTGAACTATAGCGTGCCGCCGGATACGCCCACCGTGCCCTGCAGGAACGGCTGGGAGTTCGAGCTGAAGGACATCCCCTATCCGACTATAGTTAGTGAG CGAGGTTGGGTTTGCGAGAATGCGGGTTATGGTCCTCTCGCGCAGACGATATTTTTCGTCGGCTCGTTCATCGGTGGAATTTTCTTCGGTTGGATGGCAGACCGCTTCGGCCGTGTGCCCGCTTTGGTAG gTACAAATCTGATGGCATTCGTCGGTGGTATAGGCAGCATCTACACGACGGGTCTATGGGACTTTTCGTTCTGTAGATTCATAGTAGGCACTTCTTACGACAGCTGTTTTATGACCATGTACATTTTAG TGCTGGAGTACGTAGGGCCGCGGTACCGCACGATGGTCGCAAACATGTCCATAGCACTCTACTTCGGCTCCGGCTGCCTCATGCTGCCGTGGCTGGCGCTGTGGGTGGGCGACTGGAAACGACTGCTGTGGGTCACTACTTTGCCCTTCCTACTGGTGCTCATCGTGCCCTTCACAGTACCTGAAAGCGCTAG GTGGCTTTCATCTCGCGGACGCGTCAACGACGCCGTGAAGGTTATGAGAcggtttgaaaaaataaacggGAAAAAAATTCCAGAGGACGTTATGGATGATTTTGTC GTCTCCGCGAGTCAAACGAGACAGACAAACGAGTCGATCAAAGACTTATTCATGAGTGGTCCTCTTCGGAGGGTGATTATCCTCATGGTGCTGGTGTACATGGCGTGTGCGATCATCTTTGACGCTCTCGTTCGCATGTCTGAGGGTCTCGGCCTCGACTTCTTTATCACATTCACCCTAACATCGGCGACTGAGATACCCTCAGTGACCCTGCTGGCATTAATATTAGACAG ATGGGGTCGAAGAATACTCACGTGCGGACCGTTGGCCGTGTCCGGAATACTCATTCTAATTATGACATTAGTGCCTAAag GGGTCCCGCAGGTGACGCTGGCGATCCTGGCGCGCTTCGCCATCAACATGTCGTACAACGCGGCGATCCAGTGGTCGGCCGAGCTGCTGCCCACGCCCGTGCGCGCGTCGGGCTCGGCGCTCATACACGTCAGCGGCTACGTCGCCACGCTCGTCTCGCCCTTCGTCGTCTTCTCG gagCGACTATGGCGGCAACTCCCCATACTCATTTTAGGTATAACAGCTTTACTCGCGTGCAGTGTGGGCGTGTTGTTACCGGAGACAAACGGACAGCAGATGCCACAGACTATAGAGGAGGGCGAGAGGATCGTAAACAGTTATACTTTATGcgg GAAAACAGAAGTTGTAGAAGAGATCCAAGttgaaaatgaaaaagaaaaagcaCTGATCACTTAG
- the LOC125072356 gene encoding organic cation transporter protein-like isoform X2, with protein MDVKEELNKKKNDDSDAFETVLMHVGELGRYQKLLFLGMAPFGIFFAFVYFVQMFITATPQRHWCKVPELEHLDIDLRRNLTAPVTGIELERCLMYDANWSQVLLNYSVPPDTPTVPCRNGWEFELKDIPYPTIVSERGWVCENAGYGPLAQTIFFVGSFIGGIFFGWMADRFGRVPALVGTNLMAFVGGIGSIYTTGLWDFSFCRFIVGTSYDSCFMTMYILVLEYVGPRYRTMVANMSIALYFGSGCLMLPWLALWVGDWKRLLWVTTLPFLLVLIVPFTVPESARWLSSRGRVNDAVKVMRRFEKINGKKIPEDVMDDFVVSASQTRQTNESIKDLFMSGPLRRVIILMVLVYMACAIIFDALVRMSEGLGLDFFITFTLTSATEIPSVTLLALILDRWGRRILTCGPLAVSGILILIMTLVPKGVPQVTLAILARFAINMSYNAAIQWSAELLPTPVRASGSALIHVSGYVATLVSPFVVFSERLWRQLPILILGITALLACSVGVLLPETNGQQMPQTIEEGERIVNSYTLCGKTEVVEEIQVENEKEKALIT; from the exons gaTGTCAAAGAGGAACTCAACAAGAAGAAAAATGATGATAGTGATGCGTTCGAAACTGTGCTCATGCACGTCGGCGAGTTGGGCCGCTACCAGAAACTGCTGTTCCTCGGAATGGCACCGTTCGGTATATTTTTCGCGTTCGTCTACTTCGTTCAAATGTTCATCACAGCTACACCACAGCGGCACTGGTGTAAAGTCCCGGAATTAGAGCACTTGGACATTGATTTAAG ACGTAATCTCACAGCACCAGTAACGGGTATTGAGTTGGAGCGATGTTTGATGTACGATGCAAATTGGAGTCAAGTGCTGCTGAACTATAGCGTGCCGCCGGATACGCCCACCGTGCCCTGCAGGAACGGCTGGGAGTTCGAGCTGAAGGACATCCCCTATCCGACTATAGTTAGTGAG CGAGGTTGGGTTTGCGAGAATGCGGGTTATGGTCCTCTCGCGCAGACGATATTTTTCGTCGGCTCGTTCATCGGTGGAATTTTCTTCGGTTGGATGGCAGACCGCTTCGGCCGTGTGCCCGCTTTGGTAG gTACAAATCTGATGGCATTCGTCGGTGGTATAGGCAGCATCTACACGACGGGTCTATGGGACTTTTCGTTCTGTAGATTCATAGTAGGCACTTCTTACGACAGCTGTTTTATGACCATGTACATTTTAG TGCTGGAGTACGTAGGGCCGCGGTACCGCACGATGGTCGCAAACATGTCCATAGCACTCTACTTCGGCTCCGGCTGCCTCATGCTGCCGTGGCTGGCGCTGTGGGTGGGCGACTGGAAACGACTGCTGTGGGTCACTACTTTGCCCTTCCTACTGGTGCTCATCGTGCCCTTCACAGTACCTGAAAGCGCTAG GTGGCTTTCATCTCGCGGACGCGTCAACGACGCCGTGAAGGTTATGAGAcggtttgaaaaaataaacggGAAAAAAATTCCAGAGGACGTTATGGATGATTTTGTC GTCTCCGCGAGTCAAACGAGACAGACAAACGAGTCGATCAAAGACTTATTCATGAGTGGTCCTCTTCGGAGGGTGATTATCCTCATGGTGCTGGTGTACATGGCGTGTGCGATCATCTTTGACGCTCTCGTTCGCATGTCTGAGGGTCTCGGCCTCGACTTCTTTATCACATTCACCCTAACATCGGCGACTGAGATACCCTCAGTGACCCTGCTGGCATTAATATTAGACAG ATGGGGTCGAAGAATACTCACGTGCGGACCGTTGGCCGTGTCCGGAATACTCATTCTAATTATGACATTAGTGCCTAAag GGGTCCCGCAGGTGACGCTGGCGATCCTGGCGCGCTTCGCCATCAACATGTCGTACAACGCGGCGATCCAGTGGTCGGCCGAGCTGCTGCCCACGCCCGTGCGCGCGTCGGGCTCGGCGCTCATACACGTCAGCGGCTACGTCGCCACGCTCGTCTCGCCCTTCGTCGTCTTCTCG gagCGACTATGGCGGCAACTCCCCATACTCATTTTAGGTATAACAGCTTTACTCGCGTGCAGTGTGGGCGTGTTGTTACCGGAGACAAACGGACAGCAGATGCCACAGACTATAGAGGAGGGCGAGAGGATCGTAAACAGTTATACTTTATGcgg GAAAACAGAAGTTGTAGAAGAGATCCAAGttgaaaatgaaaaagaaaaagcaCTGATCACTTAG